The sequence GCTTCCCCGTGGGTAGATTTCCCGTGCTTTGCATCCGATAGGTAACGCGATTGCCACTGGCATCAGTCCCCGACAGCGGTACTTCTAGATATCCCCCCGGTCGCACCGTCAAGTCAAAGTTTTGCCCGATCGTATTTCCCAAATCCCGCGTAATTGTCTGCGCGATCGTGCCCACATTCCCCGCAATATCCGTCGCCTCTACCGTCAGACTATTCGTGCCATTGGCTAAACCGACATTATCGAACTGAAATCCACCCGTACTATTGGATGTCGCGGCTGCATTCGTTGGCAATAACTTCACGCTCGTATTCGCCTCGGTAGTACCTACTAGCGTAACGGTACTGCTCGTCGTGCGCAGATCGCCCACGGGTGGCGTATCGGATTCCGCTGCCAGGTTCAAGCTCACCGTCGGTGCCTGGTTATCGAGCGTGAAGGTAAACGCAAATACGGTTTGACTGCCACTGCTATCCTTTGCCAGCAGATTCAGCGTATGCTGACCATTGCTCAGAGTGCCCCCCGCAATTTGGTCGATCTGCGCCTGCGTCAACGTAAACGCACCATTGCTCAAACTCGGCAGAATATCGACATAATTTGCCACGGGCGTGCTATCGAACCCAGCTTTAAACTCCGTGGCAGTGCCGCCCGTCACCGTACCCTGTACGCTGGGATCTGATGTAATTTTGTCGGTATTGGTACTGTTGTTAGGTGCAGTATCTTTGACCAGATCGGCACTTAGCTGCAATCTAGCCACATCCGTCACCGTGGCGACTCCATTAAATGTGATGTCCTGCTTTGCCCCCACACTGCCAAACAAATCGAACCTGCCGTTGCTGGTAAACGTACCCGCACTCAAGATCTCGCCACGTATGTTAGCCGCACCATTAAACGCAATATTTCCTTGGGAAATGACTCGCAAAGCATCGGTTATGCCATTTGTACTCGTATTACCACCAAAGGTAATGCCCCCATTCCCATTAGCTAGCAGAGTCTTGCCCGTAAATTTCACCTTACTATTAACGTTAATCGTGCCTGAAGCTAGTAGCGAGATATTGGTATTGTTCTCTCCACCGCTGAGACTGATACTGCCATTATTGGCAACCAGCACCACGTTATCGAGGAGATGGTTGGCACCGTTAAAGTTAATATTGCCATTCTCAACGATGATGACGTAATTGCGGAGCTGCACGTTTGCGGGAATGTTTAACCCACCAGAGGCGATCCTTACTACGGTTGGCACTGTGCTCGTCCCCCCAGGCGGGAAAACCGCATTCCATTGAC is a genomic window of Pseudanabaena sp. PCC 6802 containing:
- a CDS encoding Ig-like domain-containing protein; protein product: MTSYSDVRSQELNARLPAGTPTVTFNPQQSPINNASQWNAVFPPGGTSTVPTVVRIASGGLNIPANVQLRNYVIIVENGNINFNGANHLLDNVVLVANNGSISLSGGENNTNISLLASGTINVNSKVKFTGKTLLANGNGGITFGGNTSTNGITDALRVISQGNIAFNGAANIRGEILSAGTFTSNGRFDLFGSVGAKQDITFNGVATVTDVARLQLSADLVKDTAPNNSTNTDKITSDPSVQGTVTGGTATEFKAGFDSTPVANYVDILPSLSNGAFTLTQAQIDQIAGGTLSNGQHTLNLLAKDSSGSQTVFAFTFTLDNQAPTVSLNLAAESDTPPVGDLRTTSSTVTLVGTTEANTSVKLLPTNAAATSNSTGGFQFDNVGLANGTNSLTVEATDIAGNVGTIAQTITRDLGNTIGQNFDLTVRPGGYLEVPLSGTDASGNRVTYRMQSTGNLPTGKLDGNGNLIFTPTPSEIGTYQFGLIASNDTQEIPQTV